In Scatophagus argus isolate fScaArg1 chromosome 7, fScaArg1.pri, whole genome shotgun sequence, a genomic segment contains:
- the prr5a gene encoding proline-rich protein 5a isoform X3, which produces MLDGLRRRHASRPSSRPLSLNFSTFSAPPPSPDMDSSSEHPIRRTLHRLKLMSSPSLSELGKSEKSSPEDRGEKQKRAGANATWNSIHNAVIAVFQKKGLADNELYVLNEGVRHLLKTELGSFFTEYLQNQLLTKGMVILRDKIRFYEGQKLLDSLAETWDFFFCDVLSMLQAIFHPVQGKEPSVRQLALLHFRNTIVLSVKLEDALSRPRARVPPSVTQMLLILQGVHESRGVNEDYLKLESLVQKVVSPYLGTHGLYSGDGAEAHCSVLEKCLPWPKSADQPSKNPVVRSKSYNIPLLLTPVAEYDPDASSVGSGGIRRHSACEIISCLEEQGLAYAGLASGPELSGPSSNRLCVGSQFNGIVQAGASAMDLPLSPSILPLHSSGALHGTEATTTMTDLSKGASSTPPSESSSPETIIGQVLESADSDSDGIFIDFPPHSSEAMGYSRESRQSTV; this is translated from the exons ATGCTCGATGGACTCCGGCGGAGGCACGCCTCCCGACCCTCCTCCCGACCCCTGTCACTCAACTTCAGCACCTTCTCGGCTCCTCCCCCGAGCCCGGACATGGACAGCAGCAGCGAGCATCCAATCAGGAG GACTCTGCACCGGCTGAAGTTGATGAGCTCCCCCAGCCTCAGTGAGCTGGGAAAGAGCGAAAAAAGTTCACCCGAGGACAGAGGGGAGAAGCAGAAGAGGGCAGGAGCCAACGCCACATGGAACAG CATCCACAACGCCGTCATAGCAGTCTTCCAGAAGAAGGGTTTGGCAGATAACGAGCTCTACGTCCTCAATGAGGGTGTCCG ACATCTTTTGAAGACGGAGCTGGGGTCCTTCTTCACTGAATACCTTCAG AACCAGTTGCTCACAAAAGGCATGGTCATCCTCCGGGACAAAATAAGGTTCTACGAAG GTCAGAAGTTACTTGACTCTCTGGCAGAGACCTGggatttcttcttctgtgatgtTCTCTCGATGCTGCAGGCCATCTTCCATCCGGTTCAG GGTAAAGAGCCCTCTGTCAGACAGCTAGCTCTGCTTCACTTCAGGAACACCATAGTCCTGAGTGTAAAGTTAGAGGACGCCTTGTCTCGACCCCGAGCCCGTGTGCCCCCCTCTGTCACACAGATGCTGCTTATTCTACAG GGGGTCCATGAGTCGCGTGGTGTGAATGAGGATTACCTGAAGCTCGAGTCTCTGGTTCAAAAGGTTGTCTCTCCGTACCTGGGCACGCACGGGCTTTACTCTGGAGATGGTGCCGAGGCCCATTGCTCTGTTCTGG AGAAGTGTTTGCCGTGGCCCAAGTCTGCAGATCAACCGTCCAAAAACCCTGTGGTACGTTCGAAAAGCTACAATatccctctgctgctgactcCGGTGGCTGAGTATGACCCAGATGCCAGCTCTGTTGGCAGTGGAGGAATTCGGCGCCACTCGGCCTGTGAGATTATATCATGCCTCGAGGAACAAGGACTGGCCTATGCTGGCCTGGCCTCAGGACCTGAACTGTCTGGCCCCTCCTCCAACAGGCTGTGTGTGGGCTCTCAGTTCAATG GTATTGTACAGGCAGGAGCGAGTGCCATGGACTTGCCCctttctccctccatccttccccTTCATTCCTCAGGAGCTCTCCACGGCACTGAGGCCACAACAACAATGACTGATCTCAGTAAAGGTGCATCCTCCACGCCGCCCAGTGAATCATCCAGCCCTGAAACCATCATCGGACAAGTGCTAGAGTCTGCAGACTCGGACTCAGATGGGATATTTATTGATTTCCCACCTCACTCCTCAGAGGCCATGGGGTACAGTCGCGAGAGCAGGCAGAGCACTGTGTAG
- the prr5a gene encoding proline-rich protein 5a isoform X2, whose product MLTLKMLDGLRRRHASRPSSRPLSLNFSTFSAPPPSPDMDSSSEHPIRRTLHRLKLMSSPSLSELGKSEKSSPEDRGEKQKRAGANATWNSIHNAVIAVFQKKGLADNELYVLNEGVRHLLKTELGSFFTEYLQNQLLTKGMVILRDKIRFYEGQKLLDSLAETWDFFFCDVLSMLQAIFHPVQGKEPSVRQLALLHFRNTIVLSVKLEDALSRPRARVPPSVTQMLLILQGVHESRGVNEDYLKLESLVQKVVSPYLGTHGLYSGDGAEAHCSVLEKCLPWPKSADQPSKNPVVRSKSYNIPLLLTPVAEYDPDASSVGSGGIRRHSACEIISCLEEQGLAYAGLASGPELSGPSSNRLCVGSQFNGIVQAGASAMDLPLSPSILPLHSSGALHGTEATTTMTDLSKGASSTPPSESSSPETIIGQVLESADSDSDGIFIDFPPHSSEAMGYSRESRQSTV is encoded by the exons ATGCTCGATGGACTCCGGCGGAGGCACGCCTCCCGACCCTCCTCCCGACCCCTGTCACTCAACTTCAGCACCTTCTCGGCTCCTCCCCCGAGCCCGGACATGGACAGCAGCAGCGAGCATCCAATCAGGAG GACTCTGCACCGGCTGAAGTTGATGAGCTCCCCCAGCCTCAGTGAGCTGGGAAAGAGCGAAAAAAGTTCACCCGAGGACAGAGGGGAGAAGCAGAAGAGGGCAGGAGCCAACGCCACATGGAACAG CATCCACAACGCCGTCATAGCAGTCTTCCAGAAGAAGGGTTTGGCAGATAACGAGCTCTACGTCCTCAATGAGGGTGTCCG ACATCTTTTGAAGACGGAGCTGGGGTCCTTCTTCACTGAATACCTTCAG AACCAGTTGCTCACAAAAGGCATGGTCATCCTCCGGGACAAAATAAGGTTCTACGAAG GTCAGAAGTTACTTGACTCTCTGGCAGAGACCTGggatttcttcttctgtgatgtTCTCTCGATGCTGCAGGCCATCTTCCATCCGGTTCAG GGTAAAGAGCCCTCTGTCAGACAGCTAGCTCTGCTTCACTTCAGGAACACCATAGTCCTGAGTGTAAAGTTAGAGGACGCCTTGTCTCGACCCCGAGCCCGTGTGCCCCCCTCTGTCACACAGATGCTGCTTATTCTACAG GGGGTCCATGAGTCGCGTGGTGTGAATGAGGATTACCTGAAGCTCGAGTCTCTGGTTCAAAAGGTTGTCTCTCCGTACCTGGGCACGCACGGGCTTTACTCTGGAGATGGTGCCGAGGCCCATTGCTCTGTTCTGG AGAAGTGTTTGCCGTGGCCCAAGTCTGCAGATCAACCGTCCAAAAACCCTGTGGTACGTTCGAAAAGCTACAATatccctctgctgctgactcCGGTGGCTGAGTATGACCCAGATGCCAGCTCTGTTGGCAGTGGAGGAATTCGGCGCCACTCGGCCTGTGAGATTATATCATGCCTCGAGGAACAAGGACTGGCCTATGCTGGCCTGGCCTCAGGACCTGAACTGTCTGGCCCCTCCTCCAACAGGCTGTGTGTGGGCTCTCAGTTCAATG GTATTGTACAGGCAGGAGCGAGTGCCATGGACTTGCCCctttctccctccatccttccccTTCATTCCTCAGGAGCTCTCCACGGCACTGAGGCCACAACAACAATGACTGATCTCAGTAAAGGTGCATCCTCCACGCCGCCCAGTGAATCATCCAGCCCTGAAACCATCATCGGACAAGTGCTAGAGTCTGCAGACTCGGACTCAGATGGGATATTTATTGATTTCCCACCTCACTCCTCAGAGGCCATGGGGTACAGTCGCGAGAGCAGGCAGAGCACTGTGTAG
- the tmem60 gene encoding transmembrane protein 60 gives MKMSLAQRVLLSWIFALIFLIMLVLKLDSKIHWNWFLIFLPVWTFDTILILMLIVKMAGRCKPDFDPRDGEQSLKRRLWYLTALLLKLAFCLTLCSRLERLIDMWVSVVCVPLWVLLGGALVELGHSVFHYRRD, from the coding sequence ATGAAGATGTCCCTGGCCCAACGAGTGCTCCTCTCCTGGATCTTTGCACTGATCTTCCTTATCATGCTGGTCCTCAAGCTGGACTCCAAGATCCACTGGAACTGgtttctcatcttcctccctgTTTGGACCTTTGACACTATCCTCATCCTCATGCTGATCGTGAAGATGGCGGGGCGCTGTAAGCCGGACTTTGACCCCAGGGATGGTGAGCAGAGCCTGAAGAGGAGGTTGTGGTACCTGACAGCCCTGCTGCTGAAGCTGGCCTTCTGTCTGACACTGTGCTCGCGCCTGGAGAGGCTCATCGACATGTGGgtcagtgtggtgtgtgtcCCTCTGTGGGTGCTTTTGGGTGGGGCACTGGTGGAGCTGGGGCACAGTGTTTTCCACTACAGGAGGGACTGA
- the prr5a gene encoding proline-rich protein 5a isoform X1, whose translation MCGAIFCCAPATMLDGLRRRHASRPSSRPLSLNFSTFSAPPPSPDMDSSSEHPIRRTLHRLKLMSSPSLSELGKSEKSSPEDRGEKQKRAGANATWNSIHNAVIAVFQKKGLADNELYVLNEGVRHLLKTELGSFFTEYLQNQLLTKGMVILRDKIRFYEGQKLLDSLAETWDFFFCDVLSMLQAIFHPVQGKEPSVRQLALLHFRNTIVLSVKLEDALSRPRARVPPSVTQMLLILQGVHESRGVNEDYLKLESLVQKVVSPYLGTHGLYSGDGAEAHCSVLEKCLPWPKSADQPSKNPVVRSKSYNIPLLLTPVAEYDPDASSVGSGGIRRHSACEIISCLEEQGLAYAGLASGPELSGPSSNRLCVGSQFNGIVQAGASAMDLPLSPSILPLHSSGALHGTEATTTMTDLSKGASSTPPSESSSPETIIGQVLESADSDSDGIFIDFPPHSSEAMGYSRESRQSTV comes from the exons ATGTGTGGAGCGATTTTCTGCTGTGCCCCCGCCACC ATGCTCGATGGACTCCGGCGGAGGCACGCCTCCCGACCCTCCTCCCGACCCCTGTCACTCAACTTCAGCACCTTCTCGGCTCCTCCCCCGAGCCCGGACATGGACAGCAGCAGCGAGCATCCAATCAGGAG GACTCTGCACCGGCTGAAGTTGATGAGCTCCCCCAGCCTCAGTGAGCTGGGAAAGAGCGAAAAAAGTTCACCCGAGGACAGAGGGGAGAAGCAGAAGAGGGCAGGAGCCAACGCCACATGGAACAG CATCCACAACGCCGTCATAGCAGTCTTCCAGAAGAAGGGTTTGGCAGATAACGAGCTCTACGTCCTCAATGAGGGTGTCCG ACATCTTTTGAAGACGGAGCTGGGGTCCTTCTTCACTGAATACCTTCAG AACCAGTTGCTCACAAAAGGCATGGTCATCCTCCGGGACAAAATAAGGTTCTACGAAG GTCAGAAGTTACTTGACTCTCTGGCAGAGACCTGggatttcttcttctgtgatgtTCTCTCGATGCTGCAGGCCATCTTCCATCCGGTTCAG GGTAAAGAGCCCTCTGTCAGACAGCTAGCTCTGCTTCACTTCAGGAACACCATAGTCCTGAGTGTAAAGTTAGAGGACGCCTTGTCTCGACCCCGAGCCCGTGTGCCCCCCTCTGTCACACAGATGCTGCTTATTCTACAG GGGGTCCATGAGTCGCGTGGTGTGAATGAGGATTACCTGAAGCTCGAGTCTCTGGTTCAAAAGGTTGTCTCTCCGTACCTGGGCACGCACGGGCTTTACTCTGGAGATGGTGCCGAGGCCCATTGCTCTGTTCTGG AGAAGTGTTTGCCGTGGCCCAAGTCTGCAGATCAACCGTCCAAAAACCCTGTGGTACGTTCGAAAAGCTACAATatccctctgctgctgactcCGGTGGCTGAGTATGACCCAGATGCCAGCTCTGTTGGCAGTGGAGGAATTCGGCGCCACTCGGCCTGTGAGATTATATCATGCCTCGAGGAACAAGGACTGGCCTATGCTGGCCTGGCCTCAGGACCTGAACTGTCTGGCCCCTCCTCCAACAGGCTGTGTGTGGGCTCTCAGTTCAATG GTATTGTACAGGCAGGAGCGAGTGCCATGGACTTGCCCctttctccctccatccttccccTTCATTCCTCAGGAGCTCTCCACGGCACTGAGGCCACAACAACAATGACTGATCTCAGTAAAGGTGCATCCTCCACGCCGCCCAGTGAATCATCCAGCCCTGAAACCATCATCGGACAAGTGCTAGAGTCTGCAGACTCGGACTCAGATGGGATATTTATTGATTTCCCACCTCACTCCTCAGAGGCCATGGGGTACAGTCGCGAGAGCAGGCAGAGCACTGTGTAG